CAGCTGAACATCCCGTCTTTCATggcaaaaaatttaagattttaattttgatgcattacaTAACACACTAACaccacatcaataaaaataactatcttttacATTAATCATGTGAATGGTTATCCAAAAAAACAGATGTAATTGCACGACAGTGACATTgtgagtgcatcaaaattaaactcaaaatttaaTGCCTGACCCACAAAACAGAAGAGCCGAAAATATAACTAACGAAAAATGAAAACTTCCCTATTACAGGTTTCATCTTTCACCTCATTACGCGAGCCCGTCACGCATCACCACGTGTCCAACTGCAACCACgaaaccaaaaggcaaaccgcACGTGGGACGCCTCTTCTGGAGGGGCGCTTTCTAAAACTCACCTATCAACTATTACTCTTCCTTCTCTTTCGTTTCTTGGCTCTGCTTCTCAATGCTGACACACGGGCCCTGTTCTCAGTCTCCTGAAATTGAGAAAACCAGCTTGATTTCTAAAAAGGAGAACACGTGAAACAACAAACCAGCCATGAGCCATAATTCTTACCCTTGTTACAACCACATGTTTCAATGCACCAACCAGCTCGAACAAATACTTGTACGCAGACCGGTGCGGCTCCTGTAGACCAAACCTTCGGGTAAGGATTAGCATATTAACAAAGATGCCCAGAGTTGTGTGATAAATGTACCTGTATGTTGGGAGGAAGCGGCAAGCCTTCCACCACGGGGGCCCTCGGAACCTGCATAACTTGAGTGCCACCTAAACCATCTCCAAGCTCAACGCTCCAAGATGGTCCATTGTCTATGCCCAACAAACTAAAATCAAAAATGGGTCTCGAGCCACCTGGATATGGTCTTTGAGAAGCACAGAAAGCAGAGGTTGAGGCCTGCGTTTCCAATATTTAGTAGCCAATACAGCATGATGGCAAAGAGGAAAATCATGTTCTGGGCATTTTATGCCGTAAAACATGCAAAAAGAAGAAATTATAAATACAGCTCTAAGTGAAAAAGCAGCACAATACTATCTAATTCTATTAGAATTTCCAATGCTATTATTACAGACAAATATACTTCAGTTGTTCTTTATTTATCACGTAAAGAGAAAGCTGAGGAGAACTTATTGGAAAAGTTATTTGCTCACATACTATTTGGGAAGAACTTGGCGCAGGCAAGTCCATCTCATCAGCATCAGAATCAACATAAGGATCCACCTGGGAAGCAAGTATCACAAAAGACAAATGCACTTAACAACAGTCGATAAAACCAATTCAATAATTTCCTTTTGTCTTTTAGGTACATCActtcaataatttttatttgggCCTTGCTAAGGGTACTTGTTAAGCATGTTACAAGTAGTCAAGTAGAAAGTTTAATAGCAAAAGGTAAATTTAATGAAAACATTTGAAGTTTTCTATTCATTGATGCTACTTTTATTCTCTTGAACAAAATACCCTTAGGTCACCCTTTAGCTAATCCATTCttaatcaccattgtcaatgatGCAAAGAAACTTTTTTAAGCACGAAACTCTtgcataaagaaaatattttacatatgaaaCCCCTTTATACCTACAAGTTTccaaataaattattacataacATTTTTAAGTCTTCTCCCAACTTCAATACAAATCTTATTTTCCGACCATTGTGGGTTACACTCAGCTTGCATTTGATCCCCTACGGTGTAAGAGAATATGCTGTTTAAGCTCTGAATGTTTACTAGATAAGAACTGATTACCGTTGGTCTTTCTGCAGCTTTGAATGAGAAAAAGGAAGGACTTGCAAAATCTGGAGACTGCAATATTGCATATGCTCCTTCATTATTATATCTCTTTTGACCAAACTGCAACATAGAAGACCTTTCAAGAGATATGCTACTTCAGATGCTGCAGATCTCAAATTCCCAATTCCTTGTAGAAAGTTATGTTTTATCAGTCAAACACAATAAGGGCGTGATGCTGTTTTGTTTCAAATCATAAAATACCTCTAATAATTTCCATTTGCAGAGCTGCTACTAGCTAATAAAATGCAGACAGATTTTGACTGAATTTTCCATCATTTCAAGGTTATGGAACTTGAAGACATGCATTCCAACATACTAAATTTCcaggaaaatataaaaaaaaaaaaatacaaacaaacaaTAGTATAAACAGAAAAGTGCTAGTTACATATACACATATGAACCTGTGGGTAGTCTGGAGCACTAAAAAGTGTATATAGCTTTCCTGATTCTACATCGTGATCCAAGCTATATCCAATCATCATGTTCCCAAAATCATCCTGACCAGCCCTTGCATCAGGCCCTTCATGTGATCTGATGATCAGCTGTGGAGCAAGAATTGGACACCACAAAGTATTAGCAGCAACAGATTTTCAAGTtaaggaaaataaatgaagtgAAACTAAATCAAGTAAATTATGAACAACAGAATTAGGCCATTTTAAAACCAAGTTGGATTAATCAGTCAAATAATAGTTACTAACTTGTGTCATTCTTCCATAGACATCTAAACACCAACCCATCTAGAATAATGACAGTTATGAACGGCAACTTTTAACAGAAAATTTTCAACTTTCACGAATAAGTTATGCTTAACCTTTATACAccaattaaaacataaatataagtttgcaacattataatttttaaataatacctTTAAATTGTGTCGTTTTAAGAAAGCCTCGGTGCAATCAGGACCCCACCATAAACCATACTTTCGACCTGCATTCTCCCTTAGACCATTCCTTTTAGATGGTTTTGACCAGAGGATGTCAGTCAATAATATATTAGGACCTTCATAAGGGGAACCAATACGAGCTCTTTTAACTTCAGATAACTCAGCCAAAGAACCAAGATCCACCCTTTGTGTCTTCCTATGTTTTGGCTTTCGTGAAGGAGCAGAATGTTTGCTACGGAAAAACCCTCCATGAGTAGTATAAACACAGTTTGCTATAACTGAAGCTAACGGAAGCACCTTGAAGCACTCCAAAAATTTGTTGTATACATATTCTCCTTGTTTACCATATTTGGTCCATACTTCGTTCTCAAAACCATACCTTCCGGTGTAATATCTTGATTCATGATTTCCACAGAGCAGATATATTCTGTGAGGCATCAACACCTGAATATGTAATGACATACTTTACATACTAATAAATACTCTGAAGTTATATAATACTAGTATGGTTGCTAGATCTGTAACATATTTCTATTTCGTACAATTTAGTTAGTTTTGTTTGTATCATTACTATAATTATTGGCATTCAGGGACATCAACATTTATGCAATTTCACAGTGATAACCATACCTTCCAAGCTAGCAAGACCAAAAGTACTTCAATGCCCCAAGCTCCTTTACCTACATAATTCCcattgaaaacataaaattggCTCTCCGAGGGCACTCCTGCATGCTTGAAGAGAGACAATAAATCATGAAACTGCCCATGTATATCGCCTACTACGATGACCCTTGAATCTTCTCCTTCACAGTCAACCTCCACACAATTTGGTTCCTCACATAAAATACTGGAAGCAGCATCTGTCAACTTATCCACCAAAATGGTTGGCACAATATTACAAAATGCAGATGGCAACACCTTCTGTGAAACATGCTCAAATGTGGACATCATATCCTGAACCCATTCTAAAGTGATGCAATTGTCAGGAGGCCACAGAAGAAATTGCTGGAAGCATGATGGCGATAGAGACTCCTGTGCAACATTCATCCCATTTTCAAATCTTAAAACATGTTCCACATCTAACATATCATCATCATTACTCATGCTTTGAGCCCCATCAATCAGAGCATCCCCGATCTTACTCGACTCAACCACAGGACTATCTCTCATCCCTTCATCCAAAAGTGCAACCTGTAAAACTGATCATGTACCTTAAACCTAGCCAACTTGGGGAGAATACATTTCAAAGCTACTATAAGATAAGCAGTATAAACCCCTTACTTGTTCTACAAGTAAATTAGGCCTAGCTATTGCAACTCTAGGCTGTTTATCAATAATCCGATGAGCAATTTCGTTCATTCTCAACAATAAATTCATCTGTTGGTCATCCAAGCCTTCGTAAGACATCCTACTCAATAATCGAATGATATCCCTCGATGCACACACCTGTGTCAAGTCAATCGAGACAAACATAAAACATTCATCTAGACAATATCCATAATGAATCCATCTATGCAAAGAAGTAGTTCAAACCATTTTCAAGATGCTGCGGCGCAAGGCACGAATCACATCATTCCTAGTCACCTGCAAAAAACACCACAATCAAGTGCATTTGCATTGTCATCACTCATCATGGACATGGCAAGTGAAAAGGTATGCATAAAATTTTCTGCAGCTATCTGACCATCTTATTTACCTTCCTATTTTGATCATCAACAACCCCGCGTGCAATTTCTCTCATCATTACCAAGGAATGGACTTGCTGGTCATCTAAATTCACCAAAGACATTGAGTTCATTCCGTCCAGGATTTTGTGGCATCCAGTCTTAATTCTCTCTTTGTGAGGATCCATCACTAGAACAAAACCACTACTATGATCATTAACATGTCTTCAGAAAAACCATTACCCAATGCATGTAAAAAACTTTGAAATAATCAGCTAAAGCAAAGAGCGTACCCCTGTTTGGAACTCAAGTAGAAATGAGCTGAGAAACTTCGAGTCGCAATTTAATTTGTTCTATTTTCTGAGATGCATGATCACAAAAGGAAATTAGGGTTTTACTTGCTTTGCTGCTGATTCTTACTTCACCGGTTTAGAAGAATCTCCGTGAATCATGACTGACATGATCCCCATCCTCATCATCTCAACTCCATTGATAGGCATAGGAGTCTCTTTTTTTTTGGACTGAAAGTGATACGAGGCCAAAAACTCCCAAGGCCCAAAATAAGGCCCAATTTTTTCCACTCAAGACTAGCCCAATTAAGAATAATGTACAAGATAATCTGgcccaaaattaaaattattgtctagtgattaagaaaaaaaaagttgtagCTAAACAATTTTAGTAATTCGAAGATAACAATTTCAATTTAACCAACTAAACCGAATAATTTAGTCAACTAATTTCGTGCAACCAACACATACTAATAATTTTGAATCATACTCTaggttttatattatatttagccccaaaaaaaaaaaatggcatgagtCTCCTTTCAATAGGGAAAGTGTCAAGGATCGTGAAGCATTGCTTCAATAACTCTGAGTCTAGCCTAAacattatttcatgcatgcagtTATTCATATGGAATTTGACCTCTTTGATTCTTCTTCTAGAAAAAATGAATCTTATACCCTAAGGAAATAATTATTCGGTATCGAACTTTCATGGAAGGTTGCATATGAAAAGGAAATGCCATGTAAAAattcctttcttaaaagaaatagTAATATATGCAAAAGATTAACAAAAGTTCATTATCAGATAACAAACAAGCACCAAAAATGACTTTAAAAGTGTATGATCGTAAGTTTTTTTTACTCTAATAATTAAGATGAACagtataaattaacaataatggtAGCTATCGGCGGACAAAAAGACAATAATAAAGTTCTTATTAttcctgaccaaaaaaaaaaaggtttactTGTTATTGGCTCCTCTAAAAGACTTGCAATATCAGAAGATTACTATGAAAAACCAATAtgaagaaataaataaacaaaataaataaactaaaaaatgttacgtatatattaaaaattaattatcaatttgtttatcatgtatttatgtatatacgtttattattttatatggatAAAGTATTATATTTTGATTCTTTGGACAAATCCTAATTAAATCTATAACATATTAGACGTTCTATTTTTTTCtagaaaatattaattaatctcttattttaattctaaaaattttaaataaatttattgttgTCTTACTATTAAATTTGACATGAATAATTAACATattaaagaagtaataatattaattttaatatataaataaaattaacccATCAAATATCATTAACCCAAaagtttttttctttaattatagaGTGTTAGTAATTGATTGCtagattttgaaatttgttttCTTACAAGAATTAGATATAGAAGAAGTGTTCGAAGAAAGTTTTGGTAGCACTAAGGTTGTTAACGTCATATGTAACTCATTCATAATTTCACATGTTAATTTTAGTGGCAGGACAATATTAAACtcgtttaaaatttttcaaaaagaaataaGACGTTTGGAATGATAatgatcaaaataatattttatcatgtttttagttatatcttatattttagacaaataatttatttaataatttaattattttttatatacatataatacaattttaaacaaataaataaaaataagagaaacaaaAAACTAGGATGTGATGTGAACAAGAAGTGGAAGCCATGACTACTCTCTCTCATGTCTCAAGTGCTAATTAACATGAATTTCTTATTGCTTTGAGGCCGTGGAAAATGCCCGCACCAAATGTGAAACAGCACACAACACCACCCTAGTTTCTTATCTACTAAGTTAGTAACTACATTGGATATTGAAAAAGAAGCATTATTATTTAGAAAATTCCTAGAAATTGTCCTTGTTTGTTGTTATATGGCACTTTTGATTTGGATGGAGTTTAAGAATTAAGATTAAGATTGATATATAACATTAGAAGCACGCGGGTCATGTGTAAAAGGATTAGATAGAGTAGGACAAATAATATGATTATTATGACGTGTATATAAATTTTATTCCACACaccatttttgttttattttgtttgtaaGAGCATATTTCATATCTTTCATAAATTGAAATCATTGTCGTTCTATACAcgcactaaaaaaaattaattgctgTAAACAATAAATTTGCTTTAGACATTTGTATTGTAAGATCTCTACGATAATAAAATACTAAGTTGATATTTTTCTATAATATTATTTTCACATGATTAAatactttttaaagtttttttttctttacactGCAAGcaattatacaaattaaacccaaaatacttttgttaaaagaaaaaataactatTGGCTAGCAAACCAACTTTTAGAAAATGTATACATAGCATTATAAAGCAAAAATGGTGGGGGCATAAACAGAATAAAGGGGAGATTCATTGAATTGGGTGAAATAATTCATTTACGGAGGTCTAAAGATGAAGAATAATTAGAATATTACTGAATTATGATTTTACAAGAAAAAattgttttcattattcttttccaTGACTAGTATTTGTGGacattttttcattattttatttattaaattatttatataataataacaaagtaAAATTTGTTCAAGATAGTAAGCATATTATTTTTGGGTTATACTGCGTGTAcatcaaaatcagccactaaaattagttatcagtataaaatacatgttgaatacaaatacatattaaaaataaattaaatcacatatatatttatatataaatatattggtagttgattttagtagctaattttagtatacaaataatattttttattatttttcaattgattATGAAGTTAGCTTTCTAAGTAGTATTCAATGAATTTTTATGTAAGCAAAATTTATACTTTTACATAAGCTTGTGGTTGATTTTTTTGGTTATGGAATATATGAGTGTGTAGCGGTCCGTTATGGAATTTGGGGGTGCTACACCACAATGTGGAGCAgttttttgtgaattttgatgTTAACAATTCGGACCATACGAATTGTTTGTGAAgtaaaatataaatggcaaattgGACAGTCCGATTTGCAAGtaggaaaattttgaattttaaacagtgcaaatcggaccgtccgcgtttttttttttagtaatagAAAAAGCAATTCGGAAGGTccgaattgattattataagatTTTTTTGAACGAGTTTAAACAACTCGTAGGGTTTGATTTATAGGGATTTCGGACCGTCCGGTTTGTCCTTAACTGATCCCACGAGCTGGTAacgtaaattaattttattatggagGCAACGTTAGTGTAGGACGCGGATATGGAGAGCAGGGGAGCTTTACCGGGCTGTGGTGGAACACAGTAATCGGACCCTGCGAGTTGTTGATGGGaactcggaccctccgatttcctGGTCCAAAAGCGGACCATCCGATTTGCTTATGTCCAAGGCACGCGCCGTTGAATGCTTGCTCCCCACAAACGGTGCCCCTTTAACACTACCAAATCGAGTCATTGCATGCGTACCCAGAGAATTCACTTTCCCTTCCTTCCCCACCCAGCACACAgaacttcatcttcttcctccctcAATGTTTTGAGCTTCTGCTGTttgaggaaaaaaaaaaccaaaatgttAAGAAAATCAAAACCTAGAAATGTTGATCTTCCGGAACTTCACGTTGTAAAATATCTGAACTATTTtgattatgtaagttttttttaaattctttttatgttttcagaattttattttttatttttagaaatttaattatatttatggtTGTTAGGATATTTATGGTTGTTAGGAGTTGATATGAAGAACATATATATGAATTAGTGTATAGATTTAttgatagaaattaaaaaaaaattgtttaaataagGTGTAAATGTAGTTGGTTCTTGTTTAGAATTGTTTGTAATATAatagattattaaaaaaaattagtttttagcaGTTTTTGAAATAATATTAGAAGTTATGGTTAATTGTAGAAATTTAGAAATATGTGTTTAAATAATAGTTAGAAATATATATGTTTAAATGTAGTTAATTgttgtttagatttttttttaataacagaTTAGAagtgaaaaaattaatattagaattttttgtaacaatattaGAAATTATAGTTGTTAACTGTtgtaattaaattcaaaaatttagaaatatgtatttaaataatagttagataagtgggtttaaatataattaatttttgtttagaAATTTTTGGAGTGTATGAATAGTTCAGTATTAAATAGGACttgtttataaatttttgtaataatttttgaaattagagttAAGTAATTAACTATTatgtttaattttaagaatttatggTTATATGTTTAAATAATGGTTAGCAACATGTGTGTTTAAAAATAAGTAATTGTTGTTTAGATGTTTTTCTAATATAATAGATCAATATTAAGAATGacttgtttataattttttataataattttagaaataataattaattagttaactgttataattaattctaaaaattataattttaggatatTTTCGGTGTATATTTTTCTGGAACAATGTTGATAATTTCAAATAGTAAATTAGGATCtgtaaagtataatttatttGTGGTTTTGGTAGTAATAACTTGTTTCTTGTTAGCCTTTTAATGTATAGAAGTATGTTATTTTAGTTgaggttttattattattattacattggaACATTATTAGTTAAATAGAAAGTGAAAGTATGTATTAGTGACTATCATCTGCAGTAAGTTAGATATAGGCTCTAtgtacattaattaaaattagagaTGAAAATGTTATTACTTAGTAAATTGGATTCAATATAATTATatgttttaattagatttttaaaattatgtatgaTAGTTGTGTAATTTGAATCGTGCTTTTGCTATGCTTTTGTAGGCTTTACAGATGATGACATGTGATCACCATGTCCCTCCGGATCGGTACAATGAGAGAGTGGAGGAGCATTTACGATCAACTGGGTTTTACCATGTTAGTCAGATTGGAGTAGTTCAATGTCAGAAAGCAATAGTAAATGCTTTAGTGGAAAGGTGGCACCCGGACACGCATACCTTTCACCTTCCAGTTGGTGAATGTTCCGTGACACTAGAAGACGTGGCTATGATCTTTGGTCTTCTTACCGACGGCCTTCCAGTGATAGGCATGACTTTGAGTAGTTTTGAGGACTTAGAGGCGGAGTGTCTGCACCAATTTGGGGTCACACCGAGAAAGTCGGATTGTCGAGGAAGCGGCATAAAACTGACGTGGCTACGGGATTTAAAAGAACGGTTACAGTTGACTGATGAGAATAGTATACAGGTGTACGTTAAGTGCTACATCATGTTGTTGATCGGTACGATCGTGTTCGGAGACAAGTCTGGGGCATCTGTCCACTGGAAGTTTCTGCCTCTGCTGAGTGATTTTGCTAGTATTGGACAGTATAGTTGGGGATCAGCCTGCCTAGCACACCTGTATAGGAGTAATAGCTCTAATGCAGGGGTAATAGCTCCAAAAGACTCGATGCAATACCCGGATATCACTTACCAAGTCATCCccttgatatgcaggcatagtctcaaaatgtatgacagctgatggctccttatgacacatggcctCGAACCATATGGGCAACGCTTCGTAGGatgcttcccaacctccaaatattttcTCAGCGGacttttgcttagccaaccatATTTTCCGATAGCTGACGGTGTAGTTGAACTTCGACTGCGCTTCTGCAATAACTGATTTTACCTTTAAAGAGGGGTCAGCCTCAACCAACAGCTTTATGGCTTCGGAAATCGTATTTGAATCTAGCTTCGAATTATCCTGAGAAATGGTTGCTCTGGTACAAGTGTGACTGCCGTTGTACCTCCTAATAACCCAACAGTGCTTTCTGCTGATCATGCTAActctgataagccaatcacatcCTGACTCGTACTGTGTACACTTCGCATAAAATGTCAATGGCTCCTACTCATACACACGGTAGTCTACAGATCTTCAGAGGGTATACTGCTTCATCGCCTTAATAACAGTTTCTCTGGAACTGAATTCCATCCCCACAGTGAACTCACCATCTGCGACAAAAGGAACTTCTGCGAGGAAGGCAGCCATACCATAAGTATTTAATACACGATTATTTAATgaccaaaattaaatattaaa
This region of Arachis hypogaea cultivar Tifrunner chromosome 8, arahy.Tifrunner.gnm2.J5K5, whole genome shotgun sequence genomic DNA includes:
- the LOC112706538 gene encoding serine/threonine-protein phosphatase 7 isoform X2 produces the protein MDPHKERIKTGCHKILDGMNSMSLVNLDDQQVHSLVMMREIARGVVDDQNRKVTRNDVIRALRRSILKMVCASRDIIRLLSRMSYEGLDDQQMNLLLRMNEIAHRIIDKQPRVAIARPNLLVEQVALLDEGMRDSPVVESSKIGDALIDGAQSMSNDDDMLDVEHVLRFENGMNVAQESLSPSCFQQFLLWPPDNCITLEWVQDMMSTFEHVSQKVLPSAFCNIVPTILVDKLTDAASSILCEEPNCVEVDCEGEDSRVIVVGDIHGQFHDLLSLFKHAGVPSESQFYVFNGNYVGKGAWGIEVLLVLLAWKVLMPHRIYLLCGNHESRYYTGRYGFENEVWTKYGKQGEYVYNKFLECFKVLPLASVIANCVYTTHGGFFRSKHSAPSRKPKHRKTQRVDLGSLAELSEVKRARIGSPYEGPNILLTDILWSKPSKRNGLRENAGRKYGLWWGPDCTEAFLKRHNLKLIIRSHEGPDARAGQDDFGNMMIGYSLDHDVESGKLYTLFSAPDYPQFGQKRYNNEGAYAILQSPDFASPSFFSFKAAERPTVDPYVDSDADEMDLPAPSSSQIASTSAFCASQRPYPGGSRPIFDFSLLGIDNGPSWSVELGDGLGGTQVMQVPRAPVVEGLPLPPNIQEPHRSAYKYLFELVGALKHVVVTRKSSWFSQFQETENRARVSALRSRAKKRKRRKSNS
- the LOC112706538 gene encoding serine/threonine-protein phosphatase 7 isoform X3 — translated: MDPHKERIKTGCHKILDGMNSMSLVNLDDQQVHSLVMMREIARGVVDDQNRKVTRNDVIRALRRSILKMVCASRDIIRLLSRMSYEGLDDQQMNLLLRMNEIAHRIIDKQPRVAIARPNLLVEQVALLDEGMRDSPVVESSKIGDALIDGAQSMSNDDDMLDVEHVLRFENGMNVAQESLSPSCFQQFLLWPPDNCITLEWVQDMMSTFEHVSQKVLPSAFCNIVPTILVDKLTDAASSILCEEPNCVEVDCEGEDSRVIVVGDIHGQFHDLLSLFKHAGVPSESQFYVFNGNYVGKGAWGIEVLLVLLAWKVLMPHRIYLLCGNHESRYYTGRYGFENEVWTKYGKQGEYVYNKFLECFKVLPLASVIANCVYTTHGGFFRSKHSAPSRKPKHRKTQRVDLGSLAELSEVKRARIGSPYEGPNILLTDILWSKPSKRNGLRENAGRKYGLWWGPDCTEAFLKRHNLKLIIRSHEGPDARAGQDDFGNMMIGYSLDHDVESGKLYTLFSAPDYPQFGQKRYNNEGAYAILQSPDFASPSFFSFKAAERPTVDPYVDSDADEMDLPAPSSSQIASTSAFCASQRPYPGGSRPIFDFSLLGIDNGPSWSVELGDGLGGTQVMQVPRAPVVEGLPLPPNIQEPHRSAYKYLFELVGALKHVVVTRETENRARVSALRSRAKKRKRRKSNS
- the LOC112706538 gene encoding serine/threonine-protein phosphatase 7 isoform X4 yields the protein MRDSPVVESSKIGDALIDGAQSMSNDDDMLDVEHVLRFENGMNVAQESLSPSCFQQFLLWPPDNCITLEWVQDMMSTFEHVSQKVLPSAFCNIVPTILVDKLTDAASSILCEEPNCVEVDCEGEDSRVIVVGDIHGQFHDLLSLFKHAGVPSESQFYVFNGNYVGKGAWGIEVLLVLLAWKVLMPHRIYLLCGNHESRYYTGRYGFENEVWTKYGKQGEYVYNKFLECFKVLPLASVIANCVYTTHGGFFRSKHSAPSRKPKHRKTQRVDLGSLAELSEVKRARIGSPYEGPNILLTDILWSKPSKRNGLRENAGRKYGLWWGPDCTEAFLKRHNLKLIIRSHEGPDARAGQDDFGNMMIGYSLDHDVESGKLYTLFSAPDYPQFGQKRYNNEGAYAILQSPDFASPSFFSFKAAERPTVDPYVDSDADEMDLPAPSSSQIASTSAFCASQRPYPGGSRPIFDFSLLGIDNGPSWSVELGDGLGGTQVMQVPRAPVVEGLPLPPNIQEPHRSAYKYLFELVGALKHVVVTRVRIMAHGWFVVSRVLLFRNQAGFLNFRRLRTGPVCQH
- the LOC112706538 gene encoding serine/threonine-protein phosphatase 7 isoform X1, encoding MDPHKERIKTGCHKILDGMNSMSLVNLDDQQVHSLVMMREIARGVVDDQNRKVTRNDVIRALRRSILKMVCASRDIIRLLSRMSYEGLDDQQMNLLLRMNEIAHRIIDKQPRVAIARPNLLVEQVALLDEGMRDSPVVESSKIGDALIDGAQSMSNDDDMLDVEHVLRFENGMNVAQESLSPSCFQQFLLWPPDNCITLEWVQDMMSTFEHVSQKVLPSAFCNIVPTILVDKLTDAASSILCEEPNCVEVDCEGEDSRVIVVGDIHGQFHDLLSLFKHAGVPSESQFYVFNGNYVGKGAWGIEVLLVLLAWKVLMPHRIYLLCGNHESRYYTGRYGFENEVWTKYGKQGEYVYNKFLECFKVLPLASVIANCVYTTHGGFFRSKHSAPSRKPKHRKTQRVDLGSLAELSEVKRARIGSPYEGPNILLTDILWSKPSKRNGLRENAGRKYGLWWGPDCTEAFLKRHNLKLIIRSHEGPDARAGQDDFGNMMIGYSLDHDVESGKLYTLFSAPDYPQFGQKRYNNEGAYAILQSPDFASPSFFSFKAAERPTVDPYVDSDADEMDLPAPSSSQIASTSAFCASQRPYPGGSRPIFDFSLLGIDNGPSWSVELGDGLGGTQVMQVPRAPVVEGLPLPPNIQEPHRSAYKYLFELVGALKHVVVTRVRIMAHGWFVVSRVLLFRNQAGFLNFRRLRTGPVCQH